In one window of Chryseobacterium sp. JV274 DNA:
- a CDS encoding serine hydrolase, with the protein MKPSILTILFLNFFFTGHSQTADQSKTIDSYIKKVIQINEIPGLAVGIVTNNKVTFQKYYGTETLETDKKVDANSMFRVYSTTKLISNVGLFQLVEQGKVSLEDKISKYIDHVPTEWQNIQVKNLLSHSSGLPDWINFSDIAADTANDEVIARLSKEKMEFETGTDYRYNQTNYMLISMIIEKVTGEKFEEYIVKNQFSDSKNQVVFSSNSIEKIPNRIVKYSYNKEKHQYDKSTFVEGRRAHPANGLAITLPAFLQWSIHLSKNDFLKPATQELMWKPFEYKNKDITFTHGWDMGTFNNIKSYHFSGGNVSAYRIFPDKNMAVVLMYNGYKEFAVMYQVINQIAGIMDKHLLNPYTLAEEYTKSEPLVHPNLKKEIYGYRTEKENVVFSYQFPENQSIEFIRNISVSGSFNDWNPDDKTYYMNLKKNNTFELVLPKSQFEKGKTYQFKFIMNKNGWLTVPYNAINVDGTPDNNLTLKID; encoded by the coding sequence ATGAAACCATCCATTTTAACGATACTTTTTTTGAATTTTTTCTTTACGGGTCATAGCCAGACCGCAGACCAGTCAAAAACAATCGATAGCTATATAAAAAAGGTTATCCAAATCAATGAAATACCAGGATTAGCCGTGGGAATCGTTACAAATAATAAAGTAACCTTCCAGAAATACTATGGAACGGAAACCTTAGAGACTGATAAAAAAGTAGATGCCAATTCCATGTTCAGGGTATATTCTACTACAAAATTGATATCAAATGTTGGGCTCTTTCAGCTCGTTGAGCAGGGAAAAGTATCTTTGGAAGATAAAATCTCAAAATATATAGACCATGTGCCCACAGAATGGCAAAATATTCAGGTGAAGAATCTTTTATCACATTCTTCAGGATTACCGGACTGGATTAACTTCAGTGATATTGCAGCAGATACAGCCAATGATGAAGTGATTGCCAGGCTGTCAAAAGAAAAAATGGAATTTGAAACCGGAACTGATTACAGATATAACCAGACCAATTATATGCTGATATCTATGATCATTGAAAAAGTAACCGGAGAAAAATTTGAAGAGTATATCGTGAAGAATCAGTTTTCGGACTCTAAAAATCAGGTGGTCTTTTCATCCAATTCTATTGAAAAAATTCCCAACAGAATTGTAAAATATAGTTACAACAAGGAGAAACATCAATATGATAAATCTACATTTGTAGAAGGGAGAAGAGCACATCCCGCGAATGGTTTGGCCATTACATTACCTGCTTTTTTACAATGGAGTATCCATCTCAGCAAAAATGATTTTCTAAAACCTGCCACACAAGAATTAATGTGGAAACCGTTTGAATATAAAAATAAAGACATCACCTTCACTCATGGCTGGGATATGGGAACTTTTAATAATATAAAATCCTATCATTTTTCTGGTGGAAATGTGAGTGCATACAGAATTTTCCCGGACAAAAATATGGCTGTTGTATTGATGTACAACGGATATAAAGAATTTGCAGTGATGTATCAGGTGATCAATCAGATTGCGGGTATTATGGATAAGCATTTGCTGAATCCTTACACATTGGCAGAAGAATATACAAAGTCTGAACCTCTTGTTCATCCCAATCTTAAAAAAGAAATCTATGGGTATCGTACAGAAAAAGAGAATGTTGTTTTTTCTTATCAATTTCCTGAAAATCAAAGTATAGAATTTATCAGGAATATTTCGGTTTCCGGCTCGTTTAATGACTGGAATCCGGATGATAAGACCTATTATATGAATCTGAAAAAGAACAATACTTTTGAGCTGGTCTTACCAAAGTCTCAGTTTGAAAAAGGAAAAACGTATCAGTTCAAATTTATAATGAATAAGAACGGCTGGCTTACTGTACCTTACAATGCAATCAACGTTGATGGAACTCCGGATAATAATTTAACCTTAAAAATAGATTAA
- a CDS encoding acyl-CoA thioesterase yields MSKLFMSMNLMYEKQIKVTEEHIDQNNHVNNVQYVHWVEEVAAEHWDLLKYQTEYVNDAWMLLDHHIQYKKQVYLNDIITVRTYPMVPEGAKQPRKVEFYCNDELVVDSSTLWILFDPETKKIKRLGSDWLEKFF; encoded by the coding sequence TTGAGTAAACTTTTCATGAGCATGAATTTAATGTACGAAAAACAGATAAAGGTAACAGAAGAACATATTGATCAGAACAACCATGTAAATAATGTACAATATGTACATTGGGTGGAAGAAGTGGCCGCAGAGCACTGGGATCTTCTAAAATATCAAACCGAATATGTAAACGATGCCTGGATGCTCCTGGATCACCATATCCAATATAAAAAACAGGTTTATCTGAATGATATTATCACAGTAAGAACCTATCCTATGGTCCCTGAAGGAGCTAAACAGCCAAGAAAAGTGGAATTTTACTGCAATGATGAGCTGGTGGTAGATTCAAGTACACTTTGGATTCTCTTCGATCCGGAAACCAAGAAGATCAAACGTCTGGGAAGTGACTGGCTCGAGAAATTTTTCTAG
- a CDS encoding OmpH family outer membrane protein — protein MNLIKVLFITLGLTLTANAVNAQQKIGSVNTEEIFASLSEVKTIGTTIDNLTKTKQTEIEKLINDYQTKLKTAQDKEKTLNESNKEAVTKELIAAQTELQGLGKKIEETRAQAAKDISAKQNEMLTPLQKKVRDAIFAVAKEKNLSYVFDTAAQEANNLLYTDGSEDITAIVKTKLGATATAAKPAGKSK, from the coding sequence ATGAATTTAATTAAAGTACTTTTTATTACATTAGGATTAACGCTTACTGCAAATGCTGTAAATGCTCAACAGAAAATTGGAAGTGTAAACACAGAAGAAATTTTTGCAAGTTTATCTGAAGTAAAAACTATAGGAACTACCATTGATAATCTGACTAAAACAAAACAGACTGAAATTGAAAAGCTGATCAATGATTATCAGACTAAGCTGAAAACGGCACAGGATAAAGAAAAAACCTTAAATGAGTCTAACAAAGAAGCAGTAACTAAAGAACTGATTGCAGCACAAACAGAATTACAAGGTTTAGGTAAAAAAATAGAAGAAACTAGAGCGCAGGCAGCTAAAGATATTTCTGCCAAGCAAAATGAAATGCTTACTCCACTGCAAAAGAAAGTAAGAGATGCTATTTTTGCTGTTGCTAAAGAAAAAAATCTAAGCTATGTATTTGATACAGCAGCACAGGAAGCTAATAACCTGCTTTATACGGACGGAAGTGAGGATATTACGGCTATTGTAAAAACCAAATTAGGTGCTACGGCAACTGCTGCTAAGCCTGCTGGAAAATCTAAATAA
- the aceA gene encoding isocitrate lyase: protein MKTRQEQIQAIEQDWLTNPRWNGVKRPYTAAEVLKLRGSYTIEYTIATEMSKKFWNKLNNQDYVAGLGALTGNQAVQEVDAGLEAIYLSGWQVAADANLSGEMYPDQSLYPANSVPSVVKKINNALLRADQVQSVSGAGDKEYLVPIIADAEAGFGGNLNAFELMKQMIEAGAAAVHFEDQLSSAKKCGHLGGKVLVPTQEAVNKLIAARLAADVLGVPSLIIARTDADAADLLTSDIDDRDKKFVTGERTAEGFYVVRNGVEQGIDRGLSYAPYADLIWMETSNPDLEQARRFAEGIHAKFPGKMLAYNCSPSFNWAARLSVEEMSTFREELAKMGYKFQFITLAGFHALNTAMFELALAYKERGMAGYSELQEREFALQQKGFRAVKHQSFVGTGYFDEIQNVVTNGSSATVAMKDSTETAQFH, encoded by the coding sequence ATGAAAACAAGACAAGAACAAATCCAGGCTATAGAACAAGACTGGCTGACAAATCCACGTTGGAACGGTGTAAAAAGGCCCTATACAGCAGCAGAAGTTTTGAAACTTCGCGGTTCTTATACCATAGAATATACCATTGCTACGGAAATGTCCAAAAAATTCTGGAATAAATTAAATAACCAGGATTATGTGGCAGGACTTGGAGCTCTTACAGGCAATCAGGCCGTGCAGGAAGTAGATGCCGGACTGGAAGCTATTTACCTTTCAGGATGGCAGGTGGCTGCAGATGCCAATTTATCGGGAGAAATGTATCCGGATCAATCACTGTATCCCGCCAATTCAGTGCCTTCTGTGGTAAAGAAAATTAATAATGCATTGCTGAGGGCAGATCAGGTACAATCTGTGAGCGGAGCTGGAGATAAAGAATATCTGGTACCCATCATTGCAGATGCAGAAGCAGGTTTTGGAGGTAACCTGAATGCTTTTGAACTGATGAAGCAGATGATAGAAGCGGGAGCTGCTGCCGTACACTTTGAAGATCAGCTTTCTTCTGCAAAAAAATGCGGACACCTGGGCGGAAAAGTATTGGTGCCAACACAGGAGGCAGTCAACAAACTGATTGCAGCACGTCTGGCAGCCGATGTACTGGGAGTTCCGAGTCTTATTATTGCAAGAACAGATGCGGATGCAGCGGATTTACTGACCTCTGATATTGATGACAGAGATAAGAAATTCGTAACAGGAGAAAGAACTGCTGAAGGATTTTATGTAGTAAGAAACGGAGTAGAGCAGGGAATCGACAGAGGTTTGTCCTATGCTCCATATGCAGATCTGATCTGGATGGAAACCTCAAATCCTGATCTGGAGCAGGCAAGAAGATTTGCAGAAGGAATTCATGCGAAATTCCCTGGGAAAATGCTTGCTTATAACTGTTCTCCTTCATTCAACTGGGCGGCAAGGCTGAGCGTGGAAGAGATGTCTACTTTCCGTGAAGAGCTGGCAAAAATGGGGTACAAATTCCAGTTTATTACATTGGCAGGATTCCATGCTTTGAATACAGCAATGTTTGAATTGGCATTAGCTTATAAAGAAAGAGGAATGGCTGGATACTCAGAACTGCAGGAACGTGAGTTTGCCCTGCAGCAGAAAGGATTCAGAGCGGTGAAGCATCAGTCTTTTGTAGGGACGGGGTATTTTGATGAAATACAGAATGTTGTTACAAACGGTTCTTCAGCTACTGTAGCAATGAAAGATTCTACAGAAACCGCACAATTCCATTAG
- the aceB gene encoding malate synthase A, which produces METKTQLEIKAQKQFEAVFTPDLMDFLIALHQNFNHKRLELLKVRKNTQQNFDQGKLPEFLKETEEIRNGNWVCASLPEDLSDRRVEITGPVDRKMIINALNSGASTFMADLEDSSSPVWENCIQGQINLSDAINRTIDFVNEAGKTYKLNEKPAVLQVRPRGLHLPEKHIEINGEKASGSLIDFGLYFFRNAKSLLEKGSGPYFYLPKLEHYKEARWWNEVFVFAQNYLGIQQGTIKATVLIETITASFQIDEILFELKEHSAGLNCGRWDYIFSYIKKFRNLPEFIVPDRDQVTMTSPFMSAYSKRVIEICHKRNVHAIGGMAAQIPVKDNDEANNIAFEKVRSDKEREVKNGHDGTWVAHPALVSVAKEIFDKHMPSKNQIDKKFEYHITESNLLEIPKGEITEKGVRKNINVGILYLESWLMGTGAAAIYNLMEDAATAEISRTQIWQWLKNEAVLSDDRTLTRSMILQWESEEMDNIEKYVGETRFKNGKFNLAKELFNELIFSENFEEFLTLKAYPFI; this is translated from the coding sequence ATGGAAACCAAGACTCAATTAGAAATAAAAGCTCAGAAGCAGTTTGAAGCAGTTTTTACTCCAGATTTGATGGATTTTCTGATTGCACTTCATCAGAACTTCAATCATAAAAGACTGGAACTTTTAAAAGTAAGAAAAAATACCCAGCAGAATTTTGATCAAGGAAAGCTTCCTGAATTTTTAAAAGAAACAGAAGAAATCCGTAATGGGAATTGGGTATGTGCCTCTTTGCCGGAAGATTTGTCAGACAGAAGAGTAGAGATTACAGGACCTGTAGACCGCAAGATGATTATCAATGCATTAAATTCAGGGGCTTCTACGTTTATGGCAGATCTTGAAGACAGCAGCTCGCCGGTATGGGAAAACTGTATTCAGGGACAGATTAATCTTTCTGATGCTATTAACCGTACTATTGATTTTGTAAACGAAGCAGGAAAAACTTATAAGCTTAACGAAAAACCTGCAGTTTTACAGGTTCGTCCACGTGGTCTTCACCTTCCGGAGAAGCATATTGAAATCAATGGTGAAAAAGCTTCCGGTTCGCTGATTGATTTTGGACTGTATTTTTTCAGAAATGCAAAGTCGCTTTTAGAAAAGGGAAGTGGTCCTTACTTCTACCTTCCGAAACTGGAACATTATAAAGAAGCCCGTTGGTGGAATGAGGTTTTTGTCTTTGCCCAAAACTATCTGGGAATTCAGCAGGGAACAATTAAAGCCACAGTTTTGATCGAAACCATTACGGCTTCATTTCAGATTGATGAAATTTTATTTGAATTAAAAGAACATAGTGCAGGACTGAACTGCGGCAGATGGGATTATATTTTTTCCTATATCAAAAAATTCAGAAACCTTCCGGAGTTTATTGTACCGGACAGAGATCAGGTGACCATGACTTCTCCTTTTATGAGTGCCTATTCAAAAAGAGTCATCGAAATATGCCATAAGAGAAATGTACATGCTATCGGCGGAATGGCCGCTCAAATTCCTGTAAAAGACAATGATGAAGCCAATAATATTGCTTTTGAAAAGGTAAGAAGTGATAAAGAACGGGAAGTGAAAAATGGTCATGACGGAACCTGGGTAGCACATCCAGCCTTAGTTTCAGTAGCAAAAGAAATTTTTGACAAGCATATGCCTTCCAAAAATCAGATTGACAAGAAATTTGAATATCACATAACAGAAAGTAATCTGCTGGAAATTCCCAAAGGTGAGATTACCGAAAAAGGAGTCAGAAAAAATATCAACGTAGGAATTCTCTACCTCGAAAGCTGGCTGATGGGAACCGGTGCTGCTGCTATTTATAATCTGATGGAAGATGCTGCTACAGCAGAGATTTCAAGAACACAGATCTGGCAATGGCTGAAAAATGAAGCGGTGTTAAGTGATGACAGAACATTGACCCGAAGTATGATTTTACAGTGGGAAAGCGAAGAAATGGACAATATTGAAAAATATGTAGGCGAAACCCGTTTCAAAAACGGAAAATTCAACCTTGCCAAAGAACTTTTCAATGAGCTGATCTTCTCTGAGAATTTTGAAGAATTTCTAACCCTTAAAGCTTATCCTTTTATTTAG